One region of Suncus etruscus isolate mSunEtr1 chromosome 5, mSunEtr1.pri.cur, whole genome shotgun sequence genomic DNA includes:
- the KCNV1 gene encoding potassium voltage-gated channel subfamily V member 1: MEPPHRGREPLLDSSLDSCSLTSLESSVFCSEGEGEPLALGDCFTVNVGGSRFVLSQQALSCFPHTRLGKLAVVVASCRRRGALAAVPSPLELCDDANPVDNEYFFDRSSQAFRYVLHYYRTGRLHVMEQLCALSFLQEIQYWGIDELSIDSCCRDRYFRRKELSETLDFKKDTEDQESQHESEQDFSQGPCPTIRQKLWNILEKPGSSTAARIFGVISIIFVVVSIINMALMSSELSWLDLQLLEILEYVCISWFTGEFVLRFLSVKDRCRFLRKVPNIIDLLAILPFYITLLVESLSGSHTTQELENVGRLVQVLRLLRALRMLKLGRHSTGLRSLGMTITQCYEEVGLLLLFLSVGISIFSTVEYFAEQSIPDTTFTSVPCAWWWATTSMTTVGYGDIRPDTTTGKIVAFMCILSGILVLALPIAIINDRFSACYFTLKLKEAAVRQREALKKLTKNIATDSYISVNLRDVYARSIMEMLRLKGRERASTRSSGGDDFWF, translated from the exons ATGGAGCCGCCTCATCGCGGCCGGGAGCCGCTGCTTGACTCGTCGCTGGACAGCTGCTCGCTGACCTCGCTGGAGTCCAGCGTCTTCTGCAGCGAGGGCGAAGGGGAGCCCCTGGCTCTCGGGGACTGCTTCACGGTCAACGTGGGCGGCAGCCGCTTCGTGCTGTCGCAGCAGGCTCTGTCCTGCTTCCCGCACACGCGCCTGGGCAAGTTGGCCGTGGTGGTGGCCTCCTGCCGACGCCGCGGGGCCCTGGCCGCGGTGCCCAGCCCCCTGGAGCTCTGCGATGACGCCAACCCGGTGGACAATGAGTACTTCTTCGACCGCAGCTCGCAGGCTTTCCGCTATGTCCTGCATTATTACCGCACGGGCCGTCTGCACGTCATGGAGCAGCTGTGCGCCCTCTCCTTCTTGCAAGAGATCCAGTACTGGGGCATCGACGAGCTCAGCATTGACTCCTGCTGTAGAGACAG ATACTTCAGAAGAAAGGAGCTGAGTGAAACATTAGACTTTAAGAAGGACACAGAAGACCAGGAGAGTCAACATGAAAGCGAGCAAGACTTTTCACAAGGACCTTGTCCTACCATCCGTCAGAAGCTCTGGAACATTCTGGAGAAACCGGGGTCTTCCACAGCTGCTCGAATCTTTGGCGTTATCTCCATCATCTTCGTGGTGGTGTCCATCATCAACATGGCCCTGATGTCATCCGAGTTAAGCTGGCTGGACCTGCAGCTCCTAGAAATCTTGGAGTACGTGTGCATTAGTTGGTTCACTGGGGAATTTGTCCTCCGCTTCCTGAGCGTGAAGGACAGGTGCCGCTTCCTAAGAAAGGTGCCGAATATCATAGACCTCCTTGCCATCTTGCCCTTCTACATTACTCTCCTGGTGGAAAGCCTGAGTGGGAGTCACACCACCCAGGAGCTGGAAAACGTTGGGCGTCTGGTTCAAGTGTTGAGACTGCTCAGGGCGCTGCGAATGCTGAAGCTGGGCAGACACTCTACAG gatTACGTTCTCTTGGAATGACAATCACCCAATGTTATGAAGAGGTCGGCTTACTACTTCTGTTTCTATCAGTGGGAATTTCTATCTTTTCAACTGTGGAATATTTTGCTGAGCAAAGCATCCCTGACACAACCTTCACAAGTGTTCCTTGTGCATGGTGGTGGGCCACAACATCCATGACTACTGTAGGCTATGGGGACATTAGACCGGACACCACCACAGGCAAAATCGTGGCCTTCATGTGTATATTATCAGGCATCCTTGTCTTAGCCTTGCCTATTGCCATAATTAATGACCGCTTCTCTGCTTGCTACTTTACCTTAAAGCTCAAGGAAGCAGCTGTTAGACAGAGGGAAGCTCTAAAGAAGCTTACCAAGAATATAGCCACTGACTCATATATCAGTGTTAACTTGAGGGATGTCTATGCCCGGAGCATCATGGAGATGCTACGACTAAAGGGCAGAGAAAGAGCAAGTACTAGGAGCAGTGGGGGAGATGATTTCTGGTTCTAA